In Streptomyces nojiriensis, one genomic interval encodes:
- a CDS encoding alpha/beta hydrolase: protein MTTYPHKALLLALATATVAASLTATATAAPAAARPAPAAPRLDWHRCTQPDALAAQECAELPVPLDYDDPDGRQLTIAVSRIRSDRPEARRGTLVVIPGGPGGSGVQRLTQKGDALRRELAGAYDLVAFDPRGVGASTTASCDLAPEDRYLTSLRSWPGPNGEITENIDRSRRIAAACARNGGPELRSFTTANQVRDMDRFREALGERKLSAWGTSYGTYVGAVYAQKYPRHTDRWVLDSSGDPDPKRVARGWLANMSQGAADRFPDFAAWATHPDRDRDGLRLAAAAQEVEPLVVSLAARLDREPKTTTTPGVPLTGNGLRQALQNALYADAAFASFARLVRAAQDPAGIPVLPRELAAPIRNEDAALMVGVICNDVAWPDTSTASYRRAVDADRARYPLTAGMPVNVLPCSFWQTPAQKPVRITDDGPSNILMIQSRRDPATPLSGGLKMREALGDRARLVTVEQGGHGLYLGNGNACGDRAVTEFLTSGRRPARDTDCPN, encoded by the coding sequence ATGACGACTTACCCGCACAAGGCCCTGCTCCTCGCCCTCGCCACGGCCACCGTGGCGGCCTCTCTGACCGCCACCGCCACCGCCGCCCCGGCCGCGGCCCGGCCCGCCCCCGCCGCTCCGCGGCTCGACTGGCACCGCTGCACCCAGCCGGACGCGCTCGCCGCCCAGGAGTGCGCCGAGCTGCCCGTCCCGCTCGACTACGACGACCCCGACGGCCGGCAGCTCACCATCGCCGTCTCCCGGATCCGCAGCGACCGCCCCGAGGCCCGGCGCGGCACGCTGGTCGTGATACCCGGCGGACCGGGCGGATCCGGTGTGCAGCGCCTGACGCAGAAGGGCGACGCCCTGCGGCGGGAACTCGCCGGGGCCTACGACCTCGTCGCCTTCGATCCGCGCGGAGTGGGCGCCAGTACCACCGCCAGCTGCGACCTCGCCCCCGAGGACCGGTACCTGACCAGCCTGCGGTCCTGGCCGGGCCCGAACGGCGAGATCACCGAGAACATCGACCGGTCCCGGCGCATCGCCGCGGCCTGCGCCCGCAACGGCGGCCCCGAGCTGCGCAGTTTCACCACGGCCAACCAGGTCCGCGACATGGACCGCTTCCGTGAGGCGCTCGGCGAGCGCAAGCTCTCCGCCTGGGGCACCTCGTACGGGACGTACGTGGGCGCCGTGTACGCGCAGAAGTACCCCCGGCACACCGACCGCTGGGTCCTCGACAGCAGCGGCGACCCCGACCCGAAGCGGGTCGCCCGCGGCTGGCTGGCGAACATGTCGCAGGGCGCGGCGGACCGCTTCCCCGACTTCGCGGCCTGGGCGACCCACCCCGACCGGGACCGGGACGGCCTGCGACTGGCCGCGGCGGCGCAGGAGGTGGAGCCGCTCGTCGTCTCGCTCGCGGCCCGGCTGGACCGCGAGCCGAAGACGACGACGACCCCCGGCGTGCCGCTGACCGGCAACGGCCTGCGCCAGGCCCTGCAGAACGCGCTCTACGCCGACGCCGCCTTCGCCTCCTTCGCCCGGCTCGTACGGGCGGCGCAGGACCCGGCGGGCATCCCGGTGCTCCCCAGGGAGCTCGCCGCGCCCATCCGGAACGAGGACGCCGCGCTCATGGTCGGCGTCATCTGCAACGACGTGGCGTGGCCGGACACGTCCACGGCCTCGTACCGGCGGGCGGTCGACGCGGACCGCGCCCGGTACCCGCTCACGGCCGGCATGCCGGTGAACGTACTGCCCTGCTCCTTCTGGCAGACCCCCGCGCAGAAGCCGGTCCGGATCACCGACGACGGCCCGTCCAACATCCTCATGATCCAGAGCCGCCGGGACCCGGCCACCCCGCTCTCCGGAGGCCTGAAGATGCGCGAGGCGCTGGGCGACCGGGCCCGGCTGGTGACCGTCGAGCAGGGCGGCCACGGGCTCTACCTCGGCAACGGCAACGCGTGCGGCGACCGCGCCGTCACCGAGTTCCTCACGAGCGGCCGCCGTCCGGCCCGGGACACGGACTGCCCGAACTGA
- a CDS encoding aldo/keto reductase codes for MTNASTSLSGDRVLYGCMGLGGSWDPDPYGPADIDAAEAAVAAALDIGITAFDHADIYRHGKAEAVFGEVLARAPGLRERITLQTKCGIRLGDKDRPGMYDLRGESITRRVEESLTRLRTDVIDVLLLHRPDPLADVDSIAAALTSLHRQGLVRGFGVSNMGAAQIAHLQARLGVPLVANQLEMSLHGRAWVEAGVLLNTPESARNGFPFGTLEHCRDHGIRLQAWGALAQGRFTGREETPAERATARLLAELARQKDTTPESVLLWWLMRHPAAIAPVIGSARPERIRACRDAALREPELTHEEWYDLWITARGAPLP; via the coding sequence GTGACGAACGCGAGTACGAGCTTGAGCGGCGACCGGGTGCTGTACGGGTGCATGGGCCTGGGCGGGAGCTGGGACCCCGACCCGTACGGGCCCGCGGACATCGACGCCGCCGAGGCGGCGGTCGCCGCCGCCCTCGACATCGGCATCACCGCCTTCGACCACGCAGACATCTACCGGCACGGGAAGGCCGAGGCCGTCTTCGGCGAGGTGCTCGCCCGCGCCCCGGGGCTGCGCGAGCGCATCACCCTCCAGACCAAGTGCGGGATCCGGCTGGGCGACAAGGACCGCCCGGGGATGTACGACCTGCGCGGGGAGAGCATCACGCGGCGCGTCGAGGAGAGCCTGACCCGGCTGCGGACCGATGTCATCGACGTCCTCCTGCTGCACCGCCCCGACCCGCTGGCGGACGTGGACTCGATCGCCGCCGCGCTGACCTCCCTGCACCGCCAGGGCCTCGTACGGGGCTTCGGCGTGTCCAACATGGGCGCCGCGCAGATCGCCCACCTCCAGGCCCGGCTCGGCGTACCGCTGGTGGCGAACCAGCTGGAGATGAGCCTGCACGGCCGTGCCTGGGTCGAGGCCGGAGTCCTGCTCAACACACCGGAATCCGCTCGGAACGGGTTCCCGTTCGGCACGCTGGAGCACTGCCGCGACCACGGCATCCGCCTCCAGGCCTGGGGCGCGCTGGCGCAGGGCCGCTTCACCGGCCGCGAGGAGACGCCCGCCGAGCGGGCCACCGCGAGGCTGCTGGCCGAGCTGGCCCGGCAGAAGGACACCACGCCCGAGTCGGTCCTGCTGTGGTGGCTGATGCGGCACCCCGCCGCCATCGCGCCGGTCATCGGCAGCGCGCGCCCCGAGCGGATCCGCGCCTGCCGCGACGCGGCGCTGCGCGAGCCCGAGCTCACGCACGAGGAGTGGTACGACCTCTGGATCACGGCCCGGGGCGCGCCGCTGCCCTAG
- a CDS encoding endonuclease/exonuclease/phosphatase family protein, translating into MQRHTETGRWSRRRSLRRRFGRTAAALSLLTAVACTSAQTPGSATGGGLGAGKADEVSVATWNMCGVRQWGCEKTGGPKEKLQQLRALIGDSGVQVVLLQEVCSEDLQSFARSLGPEWHSAFEPYAEVDSAGGRKPVGCTGQGRGEAGYGLLAGSPLTDVEAIPTEQPTVGLHRGILCARVPAQRLRVCNAHLSLRESDDEHPDWDFRDDQLSSLVAAASTDAATVFGGDFNTPPPVGDRNTSAWIWPSEAYTTYRECDQKGSSKKGRATLEDGTKIDYLFTQLPRTACEVVGTKASDHRPLVLRVTRPEDPATISTVR; encoded by the coding sequence ATGCAGAGACACACGGAGACCGGGCGGTGGTCGCGGCGGCGGTCGCTCCGCCGCCGGTTCGGCCGCACGGCGGCGGCCCTGAGCCTGTTGACCGCGGTGGCGTGCACGTCGGCGCAGACACCGGGTTCGGCCACGGGCGGCGGTCTGGGTGCCGGAAAGGCCGACGAGGTCTCCGTGGCCACCTGGAACATGTGCGGGGTGCGGCAGTGGGGCTGTGAGAAGACCGGGGGGCCGAAGGAGAAGCTCCAGCAGCTGCGCGCCCTGATCGGCGATTCCGGCGTCCAGGTCGTGCTCCTGCAGGAGGTGTGCTCCGAGGACCTGCAATCGTTCGCCCGCAGCCTCGGCCCGGAGTGGCACTCGGCCTTCGAACCGTACGCGGAGGTCGACTCGGCGGGCGGCCGCAAGCCGGTCGGCTGCACCGGCCAGGGCCGGGGCGAGGCGGGCTACGGCCTGCTGGCCGGCTCCCCGCTCACCGACGTGGAGGCGATACCGACCGAGCAGCCGACGGTGGGCCTGCACCGCGGGATCCTGTGCGCGCGGGTCCCGGCCCAGCGGCTGCGGGTGTGCAACGCGCACCTCTCGCTGCGGGAGAGCGACGACGAACACCCGGACTGGGATTTCCGGGACGACCAGCTGAGCTCGCTGGTCGCCGCCGCGTCGACGGACGCCGCCACGGTCTTCGGCGGGGACTTCAACACCCCGCCGCCGGTGGGCGACCGGAACACCTCCGCCTGGATCTGGCCCTCGGAGGCGTACACCACGTACCGCGAGTGCGACCAGAAGGGCAGCTCGAAGAAGGGGCGCGCCACCCTCGAGGACGGCACGAAGATCGACTACCTGTTCACCCAGCTCCCCCGCACCGCCTGCGAGGTGGTGGGCACCAAGGCGTCCGACCACCGGCCGCTGGTGTTGCGGGTGACCCGTCCCGAGGACCCGGCCACGATCAGTACCGTGCGTTGA
- a CDS encoding bifunctional glycosyltransferase/CDP-glycerol:glycerophosphate glycerophosphotransferase, with translation MPRLSVVVPFQDVEIYLQECLESIARQTFSALEVIMVDDGSTDSSTAIAADFARRDPRFKLLRQESMGPGHARNVGIRAAHPQAEFLAFVDGDDVIPEYAYELLVQTLESSGSDFVSGNVQMMNSTKRWQSPLHKAPMQKSRRGTHITKLPDLIYDRTVWNKLFRRSFWDYHYIAFPEGVMYEDSWVNMFAHFRAAKVDILTDIVYFWRRREGGAAPSITQRHTEFSNLQDRVSAVQSVSRFLAGHRARSYSDHKRKYDLACLKSDLMLHLKVLPDADEEYQDAFMQWANEFLDEADADIIQELPADARVKWLLVREGRLKELLDVVEFERKGGPMPVQRRFRRYLNYPYLGDRSIGLDKSAYRLDKELSLHGSLMRAQWGDSDHLMLEGSAYVRFINVHKRHMSMKAIALRNKKQGRVVVAKAKTTYYPQATEHSNQNRYCYDWSGFQVSFDTSRLKHKGEWVEGTWDVAAGVLSRGLFRYKGIARGGAGSAANPPYRYVEKNTRVVPLFMQGKLKLRVERVRCRITRHRVVGDHLELGGVYLGDKIPEWGKFRVTSMGGAGRHDSWVHFKYGGEGWCTFVTRVPLKALVPGHRGAADGGVPQTWNTGSNGWKTTFHVEGRKAAIYPVMAEEAEDGHYRLPAVLQTEDADREVFVHRNGSGYVVLFERDTLPMATSTTWLQDGSLEVTVSYAAEDRLSASEFAAAHIVVRSRAHGAERVVPIAWNGREFRFVISPAAVRTLAGDIPLAAGRWDFFLRRQDPSAVTRENRSSDLMVKMTQGLIPTFPSEMTSNDRRYELQAEAYDRLSLLVHSAMPDEARGPYRQKLMRTKAYPAARRQPLNRAVLFDAFKGTQYSDSPRALHEEMVRRGLDLEHLWVVRDDQVEVPPTARPVRMWSPDWYEAMARSKYIVANNHMPDWFEKRDGQIVVQTWHGTPLKRIGHDIEAVHFADKRYLERVEKEVQNWDMLVSPNSFSTPILKRAFQFPGEMVESGYPRNDILRRADSGQRAAEVRRRIGLPPGKKAIMYAPTWRDDQFYAPGKYKLDFRIDLDEAKAQLGHDHVLLVRRHPNVVDPVPGAGDGFVFDVSDYPDMADLSLIADVMITDYSSLMFDFVNTGRPILFFTYDLDHYRDTLRGFYFDFEQSAPGPLVYSSPELIGAIRNIDRIQHGYAARYRWFQQEFCDLDDGYASARLTDRILIAGGDLDPVHAQAPAVGRADSHIARQSVSRQANTLGRVPGQPVRRMDSEHV, from the coding sequence ATGCCCCGCCTGAGTGTTGTCGTGCCCTTCCAGGACGTTGAGATATACCTCCAGGAATGTCTGGAATCGATAGCCAGGCAGACGTTCTCGGCGCTCGAAGTGATCATGGTCGATGACGGCTCGACCGACTCCTCGACGGCCATAGCCGCCGACTTCGCCCGCCGCGACCCCAGGTTCAAGCTCCTGCGCCAGGAGTCGATGGGGCCGGGGCATGCCCGCAATGTCGGCATTCGAGCCGCTCATCCGCAGGCCGAATTCCTCGCGTTCGTCGACGGCGACGACGTCATACCCGAGTACGCCTACGAGCTGCTCGTGCAGACCCTCGAAAGCTCCGGTTCCGATTTCGTGTCGGGCAACGTGCAGATGATGAACTCCACCAAGAGGTGGCAGTCCCCCCTGCACAAGGCGCCCATGCAGAAGAGCAGGCGCGGCACGCACATCACCAAGTTGCCCGACCTCATCTACGACCGCACCGTGTGGAACAAGCTGTTTCGGCGGTCCTTCTGGGACTACCACTACATCGCGTTCCCCGAAGGGGTCATGTACGAGGACTCCTGGGTCAACATGTTCGCCCACTTCCGGGCCGCCAAGGTCGACATCCTCACGGACATCGTCTACTTCTGGCGTCGGCGCGAAGGCGGCGCGGCCCCCTCCATCACCCAGCGGCACACCGAGTTCAGCAATCTCCAGGACCGTGTCTCCGCGGTCCAGTCGGTCAGCCGTTTCCTCGCCGGCCACCGTGCGCGGTCCTACTCGGACCACAAGCGCAAGTACGACCTGGCCTGCCTGAAGTCGGACCTGATGCTGCATCTGAAGGTGCTGCCCGACGCCGACGAGGAGTACCAGGACGCCTTCATGCAATGGGCGAACGAGTTCCTGGACGAGGCCGACGCGGACATCATCCAGGAGCTTCCCGCCGACGCCCGCGTCAAGTGGCTGCTGGTTCGCGAGGGGCGCCTGAAGGAACTGCTCGACGTCGTCGAGTTCGAGCGCAAGGGCGGGCCCATGCCCGTTCAGCGCCGCTTCCGCCGCTACCTCAACTACCCCTACCTCGGCGACCGTTCGATCGGCCTCGACAAGAGCGCCTACCGGCTCGACAAGGAACTCTCGCTGCACGGCTCGCTGATGCGGGCGCAGTGGGGCGACTCCGATCACCTGATGCTGGAAGGGTCCGCGTACGTCCGCTTCATCAACGTGCACAAGCGGCACATGTCGATGAAGGCGATCGCGCTGCGCAACAAGAAGCAGGGCCGAGTGGTGGTCGCCAAGGCGAAGACCACCTACTACCCGCAGGCCACCGAGCACTCCAACCAGAACCGCTATTGCTACGACTGGTCCGGATTCCAGGTCAGCTTCGACACCAGCCGGCTCAAGCACAAGGGCGAGTGGGTCGAGGGCACGTGGGACGTCGCCGCCGGTGTCCTGAGCCGCGGCCTGTTCCGCTACAAGGGCATAGCCAGGGGCGGCGCCGGCAGCGCGGCCAACCCGCCCTACCGCTACGTGGAGAAGAACACCCGAGTGGTGCCGCTCTTCATGCAGGGCAAGCTCAAGCTCCGCGTGGAGCGGGTCCGTTGCCGCATCACCCGGCACCGGGTCGTCGGTGACCACCTCGAGCTCGGCGGCGTCTACCTCGGTGACAAGATCCCGGAGTGGGGCAAGTTCCGGGTCACCAGCATGGGCGGTGCCGGTCGCCACGACTCCTGGGTCCACTTCAAGTACGGCGGCGAGGGCTGGTGCACCTTCGTCACCCGGGTTCCGCTCAAGGCCTTGGTCCCGGGACACCGCGGAGCGGCTGACGGCGGAGTTCCGCAGACCTGGAACACCGGCAGCAACGGCTGGAAGACCACCTTCCACGTCGAGGGCCGCAAGGCGGCCATCTACCCGGTCATGGCGGAGGAAGCCGAGGACGGTCACTACCGGCTCCCGGCCGTCCTGCAGACCGAGGACGCGGACCGCGAGGTCTTCGTGCACCGCAACGGTTCCGGATACGTGGTGCTGTTCGAGCGGGACACCCTTCCGATGGCGACGTCGACCACCTGGCTCCAGGACGGTTCTCTCGAAGTCACTGTCAGCTACGCGGCCGAAGACCGCCTGAGTGCTTCCGAGTTCGCCGCCGCGCACATCGTCGTGCGCTCCCGTGCCCACGGGGCAGAGCGTGTCGTGCCCATCGCCTGGAACGGCCGGGAGTTCCGTTTCGTCATCTCGCCCGCAGCCGTGCGGACCCTCGCCGGGGACATCCCGCTCGCCGCCGGCCGCTGGGACTTCTTCCTTCGCCGCCAGGACCCCTCCGCGGTCACCCGGGAGAACCGGTCCAGCGACCTCATGGTCAAGATGACGCAGGGTCTGATCCCCACCTTCCCCAGCGAGATGACGAGCAACGACCGGCGCTACGAACTCCAGGCGGAGGCCTACGACCGCCTCTCGCTCCTGGTCCACTCGGCGATGCCGGACGAGGCACGCGGCCCGTACCGGCAGAAGCTGATGCGTACCAAGGCGTACCCGGCCGCCCGCCGCCAGCCGCTGAACAGAGCCGTGCTCTTCGACGCCTTCAAGGGGACCCAGTACTCCGACAGCCCGCGCGCGCTGCACGAGGAGATGGTCCGCCGGGGCCTGGACCTCGAACACCTGTGGGTGGTGCGCGACGACCAGGTGGAGGTTCCCCCCACCGCGCGTCCCGTGCGCATGTGGTCCCCCGACTGGTACGAGGCCATGGCCCGGTCCAAGTACATCGTGGCCAACAACCACATGCCGGACTGGTTCGAGAAGCGCGACGGGCAGATCGTCGTGCAGACCTGGCACGGCACCCCGCTCAAGCGCATCGGACACGACATCGAAGCCGTGCACTTCGCGGACAAGCGGTACCTGGAGCGCGTGGAGAAGGAGGTGCAGAACTGGGACATGCTGGTGTCCCCGAACAGCTTCAGCACCCCGATTCTCAAGCGGGCCTTCCAGTTCCCCGGCGAGATGGTCGAGAGCGGCTATCCCCGCAACGACATCCTGCGCCGCGCGGACTCCGGGCAGCGGGCGGCCGAAGTGCGCCGCCGGATCGGCCTGCCGCCCGGCAAGAAGGCCATCATGTACGCGCCGACCTGGCGCGACGACCAGTTCTACGCGCCCGGAAAGTACAAGCTCGACTTCCGCATCGACCTCGACGAGGCCAAGGCGCAGCTGGGCCACGACCACGTCCTGCTCGTGCGGCGCCACCCCAACGTGGTGGACCCCGTACCGGGCGCCGGCGACGGCTTCGTCTTCGACGTGTCCGACTACCCGGACATGGCGGACCTCTCGCTCATCGCGGACGTGATGATCACGGACTACTCCTCCCTGATGTTCGACTTCGTCAACACCGGGCGGCCGATCCTCTTCTTCACCTACGACCTCGATCACTACCGCGACACCCTGCGCGGCTTCTACTTCGACTTCGAGCAGTCCGCCCCCGGCCCGCTCGTGTACTCCTCCCCGGAGCTGATCGGGGCGATCCGCAACATCGACCGCATCCAGCACGGCTACGCCGCCCGCTACCGCTGGTTCCAGCAGGAGTTCTGCGACCTCGACGACGGCTACGCCTCGGCCAGGCTCACCGACCGCATCCTGATCGCCGGAGGGGACCTCGACCCGGTGCATGCTCAGGCGCCGGCCGTCGGCAGGGCCGACAGCCACATCGCGCGCCAGTCGGTGTCCCGGCAGGCGAACACCCTCGGCCGGGTGCCGGGCCAGCCGGTGAGAAGAATGGATTCCGAGCATGTCTGA